The Streptomyces sp. DH-12 genome has a window encoding:
- a CDS encoding tetratricopeptide repeat protein produces MRIFRSRGRPGVRQSIASPLAQAVALYEAGRYADAEREARDVAASRSRRRDDKWVPLALGIAATTAGAQGHHAEALATYDDALPLFARIFGAENPQTLKVRSDRAQALTSLGRHAECEAECAAVASAARRSTEPGAEHVAVAACNGQVFALNALGRHPEAEALAREALAAAQGLPERFSLVLRLGLVRSLNGQSRYEEALAEAERAEELHRGLSAAQRRPEAGAVDLAMANALLGLGRRDEARIRATAGHDACLAVLGPDHSRTAEARELIRRVDGV; encoded by the coding sequence ATGAGAATCTTCCGGTCGCGCGGCCGCCCCGGCGTACGGCAGTCGATCGCATCCCCCCTGGCCCAGGCAGTCGCCCTGTACGAGGCCGGGCGCTATGCCGACGCGGAGAGAGAGGCCCGGGACGTGGCCGCGTCCCGGTCCCGGCGACGCGACGACAAGTGGGTGCCTCTGGCGCTCGGCATCGCCGCGACCACGGCGGGCGCCCAAGGGCATCACGCCGAGGCCCTCGCCACCTACGACGACGCGCTGCCGCTCTTCGCCAGAATCTTCGGAGCCGAGAATCCGCAGACACTGAAGGTGCGCTCGGACCGCGCCCAGGCGCTGACCTCGCTCGGCCGGCACGCCGAGTGCGAGGCGGAGTGCGCGGCCGTCGCGTCGGCCGCGAGACGCAGTACGGAGCCGGGGGCGGAGCACGTGGCGGTGGCCGCCTGCAACGGACAGGTCTTCGCCCTCAACGCGCTGGGACGCCACCCGGAGGCCGAGGCGCTCGCCCGCGAGGCACTCGCCGCCGCCCAGGGGCTGCCGGAGCGGTTCTCCCTGGTCCTGCGGCTCGGTCTGGTCCGCAGCCTCAACGGTCAGTCCCGCTACGAGGAGGCGCTCGCCGAGGCGGAGCGGGCCGAGGAACTGCACCGAGGTCTGTCCGCGGCACAGCGGCGCCCGGAGGCCGGTGCCGTCGACCTGGCCATGGCCAACGCGCTGCTCGGGCTGGGCCGCCGCGACGAGGCGCGGATCCGGGCGACGGCCGGACACGACGCCTGTCTTGCCGTCCTCGGCCCGGACCATAGCCGCACCGCAGAGGCTCGGGAGCTGATCCGACGCGTCGACGGCGTCTGA
- a CDS encoding pentapeptide repeat-containing protein, with translation MVRGAAGGAGVRAARRPELRLPRLERYEGGGLEPDGDYDGLEFDGADLAGQDGAGARFMDCALRGCALDGTRLPRARLLDTALGGVRGVGTDLAGATLRDVELTDARLGGTQMHGAALERVLVRGGKIDFLNLRAAVLKDVVFEGCVLVEPDFGGARLERVEFVDCTLKGVDLSGAVLKDVDLRRAASLEIARGVDRLSGAVISTAQLLDLAPSLAGELGIAVEG, from the coding sequence ATGGTGCGTGGAGCGGCGGGCGGAGCGGGTGTGCGGGCGGCGCGGCGGCCGGAGCTGCGGCTGCCCCGGCTGGAGCGGTACGAGGGGGGCGGGCTGGAGCCGGACGGGGACTACGACGGGCTGGAGTTCGACGGCGCGGACCTCGCCGGGCAGGACGGGGCGGGGGCGCGCTTCATGGACTGCGCGCTGCGGGGATGCGCGCTGGACGGGACGCGGCTGCCCCGGGCCCGGCTGCTGGACACGGCGCTGGGCGGGGTGCGGGGCGTGGGCACGGATCTGGCGGGGGCGACGCTGCGGGACGTCGAGCTGACCGACGCGCGGCTCGGCGGGACCCAGATGCACGGGGCGGCGCTGGAGCGGGTGCTGGTCCGGGGCGGGAAGATCGACTTCCTGAACCTGCGCGCGGCCGTGCTCAAGGACGTCGTCTTCGAGGGCTGCGTGCTGGTGGAGCCGGACTTCGGCGGGGCCCGTCTGGAGCGCGTGGAGTTCGTCGACTGCACGCTGAAGGGCGTGGACCTGTCCGGTGCCGTGCTGAAGGACGTGGACCTCCGGCGGGCGGCCTCGCTGGAGATCGCGCGCGGGGTGGACCGGCTGTCCGGGGCGGTGATCAGCACGGCCCAGCTGCTGGACCTGGCGCCGTCGCTGGCGGGGGAGCTGGGGATCGCCGTGGAGGGGTGA